In Sardina pilchardus chromosome 8, fSarPil1.1, whole genome shotgun sequence, a genomic segment contains:
- the lipg gene encoding endothelial lipase isoform X2, translated as MKSIIILLSFFIYCAAFAHSSGLEENELLEELDGKLLRDPGALHDQIKYDFRKSLDLDEEGCILHPMKRAGLKECGFNSTAKTIFIIHGWTMSGIFESWMHNLVAAVQQREPEANVLVVDWLNLAHQLYPDAVNHTRRVGLSIADLLNWLQEEAYVPLQNVHLIGYSLGAHVAGYAGNFVKGTVGRITGLDPAGPMFEGVKSHRRLSPDDADFVDVLHTYTREALGVSIGIQQPIGDIDIYPNGGDIQPGCSLGDVVAYAGGGFVDVLKCEHERAVHLFVDSLISKEHVSYAYQCTGPDRFKKGICLSCRKNRCNNMGYNAKKMRKRSNSKMYLKTRADTPFRGYHYQMKMHVFNRKHSDDADPTFKIKLVGEHNDTQDLFVNLPDKVGLNFTNTFLVFVEEDIGELLKIQLSWQDPAESLSSLFKNIRQSFWSWSSKPSNQVLQVRRIRVKHGETQKKYTFCLQDPSENDITPGKHLTFVKCRDGWEVKSSKRFHI; from the exons ATGAaaagtattattattttactaagtttttttatttattgtgcgGCATTCGCCCATTCGTCTGGACTTGAAGAGAATGAACTTCTAGAAG AACTTGATGGGAAGCTGCTGAGGGACCCAGGTGCACTCCATGACCAGATCAAATATGATTTCCGCAAGTCGTTAGATCTGGACGAGGAGGGATGTATCCTCCACCCTATGAAGAGAGCAGGCCTAAAGGAGTGTGGGTTCAACTCCACAGCCAAGACCATCTTTATCATCCATGGCTGGACG ATGAGTGGAATATTCGAGAGCTGGATGCACAACCTGGTGGCGGCGGTGCAGCAGCGAGAGCCGGAAGCTAACGTACTCGTCGTGGATTGGTTGAACCTCGCCCATCAGCTCTATCCTGACGCGGTCAATCACACGCGACGTGTGGGGCTCAGCATCGCAGACCTGCTCAACTGGCTCCAG GAAGAGGCATATGTGCCATTGCAGAATGTTCACCTGATAGGTTACAGCCTTGGGGCGCATGTTGCAGGCTATGCAGGCAATTTTGTGAAGGGCACAGTTGGAAGGATAACAG gctTAGACCCAGCAGGGCCCATGTTTGAAGGAGTGAAGTCACATCGGCGGCTTTCTCCTGATGACGCTGACTTTGTTGATGTcctgcacacgtacacacgagAAGCCCTGGGTGTCAGCATTGGCATCCAGCAGCCAATAGGAGACATCGACATCTATCCCAATGGGGGTGACATCCAACCTGGCTGCTCATTGGGTGATGTGGTGGCATATGCTGGTGGTG GTTTTGTAGATGTGTTGAAGTGTGAGCATGAAAGAGCAGTGCACCTGTTTGTGGATTCTCTGATAAGCAAGGAGCATGTCAGTTATGCCTACCAGTGCACCGGGCCGGACCGCTTCAAGAAGGGCATCTGCTTGAGCTGCCGCAAGAATCGCTGCAACAACATGGGCTACAACGCCAAGAAGATGCGCAAGAGGAGCAACAGCAAGATGTATCTGAAGACCCGTGCCGACACGCCCTTCAGAG GTTACCATTACCAGATGAAGATGCATGTGTTCAACAGAAAGCACTCCGATGACGCTGATCCTACCTTCAAAATCAAGCTTGTAGGGGAACACAACGATACTCAAGACCTCTTTGTCAACTT ACCAGACAAGGTGGGCCTGAACTTCACCAACACATTCTTGGTGTTTGTTGAGGAAGACATTGGTGAGCTTCTGAAGATCCAGCTAAGCTGGCAAGACCCTGCAGAATCTCTCTCGTCCTTGTTTAAAAACATCAGGCAGAGCTTCTGGTCCTGGTCTAGTAAGCCATCCAATCAGGTGCTACAAGTTCGCCGGATTCGTGTTAAACATGGAGagactcagaaaaa ATATACGTTCTGTCTCCAAGACCCTTCTGAGAATGACATCACACCAGGCAAGCATCTGACCTTCGTGAAATGTCGCGATGGCTGGGAGGTGAAGTCAAGCAAAAG ATTCCACATCTGA
- the lipg gene encoding endothelial lipase isoform X1, with translation MKSIIILLSFFIYCAAFAHSSGLEENELLEELDGKLLRDPGALHDQIKYDFRKSLDLDEEGCILHPMKRAGLKECGFNSTAKTIFIIHGWTMSGIFESWMHNLVAAVQQREPEANVLVVDWLNLAHQLYPDAVNHTRRVGLSIADLLNWLQEEAYVPLQNVHLIGYSLGAHVAGYAGNFVKGTVGRITGLDPAGPMFEGVKSHRRLSPDDADFVDVLHTYTREALGVSIGIQQPIGDIDIYPNGGDIQPGCSLGDVVAYAGGGFVDVLKCEHERAVHLFVDSLISKEHVSYAYQCTGPDRFKKGICLSCRKNRCNNMGYNAKKMRKRSNSKMYLKTRADTPFRGYHYQMKMHVFNRKHSDDADPTFKIKLVGEHNDTQDLFVNLPDKVGLNFTNTFLVFVEEDIGELLKIQLSWQDPAESLSSLFKNIRQSFWSWSSKPSNQVLQVRRIRVKHGETQKKYTFCLQDPSENDITPGKHLTFVKCRDGWEVKSSKSRFHI, from the exons ATGAaaagtattattattttactaagtttttttatttattgtgcgGCATTCGCCCATTCGTCTGGACTTGAAGAGAATGAACTTCTAGAAG AACTTGATGGGAAGCTGCTGAGGGACCCAGGTGCACTCCATGACCAGATCAAATATGATTTCCGCAAGTCGTTAGATCTGGACGAGGAGGGATGTATCCTCCACCCTATGAAGAGAGCAGGCCTAAAGGAGTGTGGGTTCAACTCCACAGCCAAGACCATCTTTATCATCCATGGCTGGACG ATGAGTGGAATATTCGAGAGCTGGATGCACAACCTGGTGGCGGCGGTGCAGCAGCGAGAGCCGGAAGCTAACGTACTCGTCGTGGATTGGTTGAACCTCGCCCATCAGCTCTATCCTGACGCGGTCAATCACACGCGACGTGTGGGGCTCAGCATCGCAGACCTGCTCAACTGGCTCCAG GAAGAGGCATATGTGCCATTGCAGAATGTTCACCTGATAGGTTACAGCCTTGGGGCGCATGTTGCAGGCTATGCAGGCAATTTTGTGAAGGGCACAGTTGGAAGGATAACAG gctTAGACCCAGCAGGGCCCATGTTTGAAGGAGTGAAGTCACATCGGCGGCTTTCTCCTGATGACGCTGACTTTGTTGATGTcctgcacacgtacacacgagAAGCCCTGGGTGTCAGCATTGGCATCCAGCAGCCAATAGGAGACATCGACATCTATCCCAATGGGGGTGACATCCAACCTGGCTGCTCATTGGGTGATGTGGTGGCATATGCTGGTGGTG GTTTTGTAGATGTGTTGAAGTGTGAGCATGAAAGAGCAGTGCACCTGTTTGTGGATTCTCTGATAAGCAAGGAGCATGTCAGTTATGCCTACCAGTGCACCGGGCCGGACCGCTTCAAGAAGGGCATCTGCTTGAGCTGCCGCAAGAATCGCTGCAACAACATGGGCTACAACGCCAAGAAGATGCGCAAGAGGAGCAACAGCAAGATGTATCTGAAGACCCGTGCCGACACGCCCTTCAGAG GTTACCATTACCAGATGAAGATGCATGTGTTCAACAGAAAGCACTCCGATGACGCTGATCCTACCTTCAAAATCAAGCTTGTAGGGGAACACAACGATACTCAAGACCTCTTTGTCAACTT ACCAGACAAGGTGGGCCTGAACTTCACCAACACATTCTTGGTGTTTGTTGAGGAAGACATTGGTGAGCTTCTGAAGATCCAGCTAAGCTGGCAAGACCCTGCAGAATCTCTCTCGTCCTTGTTTAAAAACATCAGGCAGAGCTTCTGGTCCTGGTCTAGTAAGCCATCCAATCAGGTGCTACAAGTTCGCCGGATTCGTGTTAAACATGGAGagactcagaaaaa ATATACGTTCTGTCTCCAAGACCCTTCTGAGAATGACATCACACCAGGCAAGCATCTGACCTTCGTGAAATGTCGCGATGGCTGGGAGGTGAAGTCAAGCAAAAG cAGATTCCACATCTGA